A DNA window from Acropora muricata isolate sample 2 unplaced genomic scaffold, ASM3666990v1 scaffold_33, whole genome shotgun sequence contains the following coding sequences:
- the LOC136901834 gene encoding uncharacterized protein: protein MARLPPNHPSKRRSRNRGGQNDIGDDSNLSNDSSPLFPSNSSRGRTESVPTLNVSGTVTPPASVELERDRTPIRTPNLPGGCSGTISTPTGSRNATTAPRIPRPRENAVRSRCLAPLNLAATPNSSSSSEGHDLAIFARVQEFFTRQEQFNALLEQKLTERLEKENQRTTPIQSKRLPKELSANVRDVYAGLTGADGEEIRWDFSKGFSDPCNAPVNAAIIDRVRSTDTATPANIIRAAMRVHFRTKKRRAHNMANRLNEKVLKEQRIRSRKNGKRLKRSSALQNSTTIADADKARYLPCMKNEFMSSEESITDDSDMEGDSDSDVDAPKPRVLCIRPLPWRSRELNDLMSSLDRKIARRKTQRSASMTLKRRLGANSTRPAPENAPEFALS from the exons ATGGCGCGTTTGCCACCAAATCATCCAAGCAAACGAAGAAGTAGAAACAGAGGCGGCCAAAATGACATCGGTGACGACTCGAATTTATCGAACGATTCTAGTCCTTTGTTCCCGTCCAATTCATCGCGGGGACGAACTGAAAGCGTTCCAACCCTGAACGTTTCGGGAACTGTAACACCACCAGCCTCTGTGGAGCTCGAAAGAGACAGAACTCCAATCAGAACCCCAAACTTACCTGGAGGATGTTCTGGCACAATTTCTACGCCGACTGGTTCGCGAAACGCAACGACAGCTCCACGGATCCCTAGGCCACGAGAGAACGCCGTCAGGTCTCGTTGTCTAGCCCCACTGAATCTGGCCGCTACCCCAAACAGCTCGAGCTCAAGTGAGGGTCATGACCTCGCTATTTTTGCAAGGGTGCAAGAATTTTTTACAAGACAAGAGCAATTTAATGCCCTTTTAGAGCAAAAGTTGACTGAACGGCTAGAGAAAGAGAATCAGCGTACCACTCCAATTCAGAGCAAGCGGCTACCAAAAGAGTTGTCG GCAAACGTTAGAGATGTGTATGCAGGTTTAACCGGGGCAGATGGAGAAGAGATTCGTTGGGATTTTTCGAAAGG GTTCTCTGATCCTTGCAACGCTCCTGTCAATGCTGCAATAATTGACAGAGTACGCAGTACAGATACAGCAACACCTGCTAATATCATAAGAG CTGCTATGCGTGTTCATTTTAGAACCAAAAAGCGAAGGGCACACAACATGGCCAACAGACTCAATGAAAAAGTCTTGAAAGAACAGCGAATCAGGAGTAGGAAAAATGGG AAACGGCTGAAGCGGAGCAGTGCCTTGCAAAATTCAACCACGATAGCGGATGCTGACAAGGCAAGATATTTGCCCTGCATGAAGAATGAGTTTATGTCTTCAGAAGAATCCATAACAGATGATTCTGATATGGAAGGAGACTCAGATTCAGATGTTGATGCACCAAAACCAAGAGTTCTCTGTATCAGACCGCTTCCTTGGAGGAGCAGAGAACTTAATGACCTCATGTCAAGCCTTGACAGGAAGATAGCTCGGCGAAAAACACAGAGAAGTGCCAGCATGACCCTAAAAAGGAGACTTGGTGCCAACTCTACCCGCCCTGCACCAGAAAATGCACCAGAATTTGCACTTAGCTGA